The genomic segment ATTCAGTCACCCTGCCACCCGGCATTCTGGCAAGTATATGTGAACCAATATGGAAAACACCCTCAAGAACTCTGCGAAGATAAAATTGTGCCTTAATAAAATTATCCTCTATTGCCAGAATATCCAGCGGTAATTTGCCAAGATCCTCCAATTTCTCTAAATCTCTTTCAATACCATCTATGCGTGGTATAATAGACTGACTTTTTATTGTTTCTTTTACCATACAGTCAAGCCCTATTTATGATGGTATCGTTTATCTCTTTCAATAGTGGTTTGAAATCCGCATAAAGTATCATCGTGTCTTCTTCAAATTTGAGGCTCGCATCCCGTGAGGATTCATACAAAATCCTGCCATGGGTTATCACGTCGAATCTTAGCTCAAGGGGGGCTTTTTGGAGGAATACGATGTCAATATTTCTTGATGGAAACATGTCAGTAAGAACGTCATACACTTGATTATAAATTTCACCCATGTTCTTACCTGTATCTACCATTGCCTCCTGTGTAAGCAGAATCCCGATATCAATATCGCTGAACGGCATAGTTTTATCTTCTGCAAAAGAACCGAAAAGATAAATAATTGTAATATTTAATGCTTTCAGCCTTTGCGAATATGAATTGCTGATGTTTATTTCCATATAAAAAATATATCATACAATTGTTACTAAAACAACCTTGCATTACATATCTGTCCAGAATAAGTTGCTTGGAAAATGCAAAGGATTTGTTTCACAAAAAGCAGGCAAAGCTCTCTTTTGAAGAAAACAATAAATATACTCACAGGATTACAAAGATTAGCAAACGAAATATGAACACCGAGAGAGAATTAAAGTAAATGGTATAGACGGTATGACCATTCCCTTATCATTTTGATGTATTTTACACACTTTATAGCCAATGCTGCTCTATATTGTAATATTGACTTGACAATATATGGTATTATTGTATATATATAGATTATGTTTTATATTCCGCGCTTGGCTGAAGCAAAAATAGAAAATTCATTAAGCAAACAAAAGATACTAATTCTGCTTGGTGCAAGGCAGGTTGGTAAAACAACCA from the Deltaproteobacteria bacterium genome contains:
- a CDS encoding nucleotidyltransferase domain-containing protein, with the translated sequence MEINISNSYSQRLKALNITIIYLFGSFAEDKTMPFSDIDIGILLTQEAMVDTGKNMGEIYNQVYDVLTDMFPSRNIDIVFLQKAPLELRFDVITHGRILYESSRDASLKFEEDTMILYADFKPLLKEINDTIINRA